The Nitrososphaerales archaeon DNA segment CCGCTTCCGTGAAGATCTCAGAACTGAAGAGCGGTATGCGAAGCGTAAATGTAGAAGCTTCTGTGGTTAGCGTATCCGAACCACGAACAGTGAACAAGAGAGATGGAGGCACAGCAAAGGTCGCGGATGTTATCATAGAGGATGAAAGTGGACAAATAAAACT contains these protein-coding regions:
- a CDS encoding OB-fold nucleic acid binding domain-containing protein, with product MKISELKSGMRSVNVEASVVSVSEPRTVNKRDGGTAKVADVIIEDESGQIKLSLWEEQIGKVKAGSKIRIENGYTSSFKGENQLNVGRYGKLDIIEY